The Plasmodium sp. gorilla clade G2 genome assembly, chromosome: 4 genome has a segment encoding these proteins:
- a CDS encoding alpha/beta hydrolase, putative — MGNALNQLIFRPHAPSYSKNRKNLHFIKTKHGSTICGIFINNNAQLTILFSHGNAEDIGDIVPQFESKLKRLGLNMFAYDYSGYGQSTGYPTETHLYNDVEAAYNYLINELNVSKECVIAYGRSLGSAASVHIATKKDLLGLVLQCPLSSIHRVKLRLKFTLPYDLFCNIDKVHLIKCPILFIHGKKDKLLSYHGTEEMITKTKVNTYFMFIDEGGHNNLDSCFGNKMNAALITFLFVLKNNIRENVNSVYDISNINTQKLRNMFILNNTEKLKDKLKEKIGDKDEKKDIMSKIKKTDKVNFNNNVSKIKKDVNSYYYSSMEGISQSTENICKVQSCTESSYNSSTSVSTILASIESIMKGIPDSNTLCEKDSVPKNSNNKNNNKNNSGSDIYVDCNTGYNYYANNKYDNLYSSNKVTGSNTIKMGKKNKDTNSSTSSNDSISVNMKSVSSYTLKNKDTQGITNKNNKTNSNNKINSNNKINSNSNSSCGSLNNITCNNNKGNGHVNTNIGTSNIKPNIRIVQTKRNSYKVDKVPRINFDNMKKNIITEQKDSNIVYNNSYELIKEGLYVKKKINNINNNNNISQDNSSLIYNNLSSTQINQGINNTRYVSYEKAKLFSKEPSPVFINKKHVRKEMNNKLYNILHNNLTFYNFNDFLYTECKDKISINNDNIIMSPIKSEKQKETKSNMQGGLIKVESFDSASSSSREVYEHEEITKKEFMD; from the exons ATGGGGAATGCTTTGAACCAACTAATCTTCAGACCGCATGCACCCAGTTATTCAAAGAATAGGAAGaatttacattttataaaaaccaAACATGGTAGTACTATATGtggtatatttataaataacaatGCTCAAttaacaatattatttaGTCATGGAAATGCGGAAGATATAGGTGATATAGTACCACAGTTTGAAAGTAAATTAAAAAGATTAGGATTGAATATGTTTGCTTATGATTATAGTGGTTATGGTCAGAGTACAGGGTATCCAACAGAAACCCATTTATATAACGACGTAGAAGCagcatataattatttaataaatgaattgAATGTATCTAAAGAATGTGTAATAGCTTATGGTAGAAGTTTGGGTTCTGCTGCATCTGTACATATAGCTACAAAAAAAGATTTATTAGGTTTAGTATTACAATGTCCTTTATCATCTATACATCGTGTGAAATTAAGATTAAAATTTACATTGCCCTATGATTTATTCTGTAATATCGATAAagttcatttaataaaatgtcCTATACTTTTTATTCATGGAAAGaaagataaattattatcatatcaTGGTACAGAAGAAATGATAACTAAAACGAAGgttaatacatattttatgtttattgATGAGGGTGGTCATAATAATTTGGATAGTTGTTTtggaaataaaatgaatgcGGCTTTAATaacttttctttttgttttaaaaaataatatacgtGAAAATGTAAATAGTGTTTATGACATTTCTAATATTAATACCcaaaaattaagaaatatgtttattttaaataataccgaaaaattaaaagataaattaaaagaaaaaattggAGATAAAGATGAAAAGAAAGATATAATGTCAAAGATAAAGAAAACTGATAAagttaattttaataataatgtatcaaaaattaaaaaagatgttaattcttattattatagtaGCATGGAAGGAATAAGTCAATCAActgaaaatatatgtaaagtACAGAGTTGCACTGAATCTTCTTATAATTCTTCAACAAGTGTAAGCACCATATTGGCTTCTATAGAATCTATAATGAAAGGTATCCCAGATAGTAATACATTATGTGAAAAAGATTCTGTTCCAAAAAATagcaataataaaaataataataaaaataattctggTAGTGATATTTATGTCGATTGTAACACAGggtataattattatgcaaataataaatatgacaatttatattcttcaaaTAAAGTCACAGGTAGTAATACTATCAAaatgggaaaaaaaaataaagacacAAATAGTAGTACTAGTAGTAATGATAGTATATCTGTAAATATGAAAAGTGTATCAAGTtatactttaaaaaataaagatacaCAAGGTATtacaaacaaaaataataaaactaatagtaacaataaaattaatagtaacaataaaattaatagtaatagtaatagtagtTGTGGtagtttaaataatataacatgtaataataataaggggAATGGACATGTCAATACAAATATTGGCACTTCTAATATTAAACCTAATATTCGAATTGTTcaaacaaaaagaaatagTTATAAAGTTGATAAAGTACCTAGAAttaattttgataatatgaaaaaaaatataataacagaACAAAAGGATTcaaatattgtatataataatagttatgaattaataaaagaagGACTTTatgtcaaaaaaaaaattaataatattaataataataataatatatcacaaGACAATtcttctttaatatataataatttatctaGTACACAAATAAATCAAGGAATTAATAACACCCGTTATGTATCTTATGAAAAAgcaaaattattttcaaaagAACCATCTCctgtttttattaataaaaaacatgTACGTAaagaaatgaataataaattatataatattcttcataataatttaacattttataatttcaatGATTTTCTTTATACAGAATGCAAAGATAAGATATccataaataatgataatattataatgtcACCAATAAAAtcagaaaaacaaaaagaaacaaaaagtAATATGCAGGGGGGCTTAATAAAAGTTGAATCGTTTGATAGTGCATCTTCTTCATCAAGGGAAGTGTATGAACATGAggaaattacaaaaaaagaatttatg GATTGA